In Vanessa cardui chromosome 8, ilVanCard2.1, whole genome shotgun sequence, the following are encoded in one genomic region:
- the LOC124531643 gene encoding uncharacterized protein LOC124531643 isoform X3: MGDKINREYFAPGSAAFNYNNVTGGADSASGGSGGSGMECLQLRSPPGPFHYLISEQAKSLVALQELQNEVGALLEFRDLVIETFPNLRSKMAPSTPASGTRRDWEPGVRVRRKLAGGSGDTARTKPQPSVQDSGFSTETSCGKDAHSSASASASASRSRPLEDELWALLDVIQRKGVRLRDEAELLRGELDERPSETAEESFARALSTGCGDCTDLVRLRTERDALLAHAAQLEAAAAASPPAAATTPLGRLDNALDTPSRPPRVPTPDSKKFAAILLESNPVELQRQLLISTVQNQVISSKLRREAAHRTVLLEKLERAQDQNEDLKFRLEEKSIELEGARARVRQLEGKQSRSHSSMREMEPLALPLAPGAPESPRQADTPRARPSRIPRHTHTAHKAAAPRPPPRPPSAHSAHSGRSARSAASTRSGGAARKDAKCAVPVRRSPSHDSKFHPLCNNFMWYGSVL, encoded by the exons acgGGCGGTGCAGACAGCGCCAGCGGAGGCTCTGGTGGCTCGGGCATGGAGTGCCTGCAGTTGCGCTCGCCTCCTGGACCCTTCCATTACCTCATCTCGGAGCAGGCTAAGTCTCTCGTAGCTCTTCAG GAACTCCAGAATGAGGTCGGGGCATTACTCGAATTTCGCGATCTCGTCATCGAGACCTTCCCGAACTTGCGCTCTAAGATGGCGCCATCGACACCGGCGAGCGGTACACGCAGGGATTGGGAACCCGGAGTGCGTGTGCGACGTAAGCTCGCCGGAGGCAGTGGAGACACAGCGAGGACAAAACCCCAGCCATCAGTTCAAGATTCTGGTTTCAGTACAGAAACGTCTTGTGGCAAAGACGCCCACTCCTCGGCCTCTGCATCCGCTTCTGCCTCTCGCTCTCGCCCACTTGAAGATGAACTGTGGGCACTTCTCGATGTCATACAGCGAAAAGGTGTACGATTACGGGACGAAGCTGAGTTATTACGAGGTGAACTCGACGAAAGACCTTCGGAAACAGCAGAGGAATCCTTTGCACGAGCGTTGTCCACTGGATGTGGGGACTGCACGGACTTGGTTCGGTTACGAACAGAGAGAGACGCATTACTCGCGCATGCAGCTCAATTGGAAGCGGCAGCGGCTGCCAGCCCACCAGCTGCCGCCACCACGCCCCTCGGACGACTGGACAATGCCCTGGACACGCCATCTCGACCGCCGCGCGTTCCGACACCGGACTCGAAGAAGTTCGCTGCGATTCTCCTCGAGAGTAATCCCGTCGAACTTCAACGACAACTACTCATATCCACCGTTCAGAATCAG gtGATCAGCTCTAAACTAAGGCGTGAGGCGGCGCACCGCACAGTACTGTTAGAGAAGCTGGAGCGAGCGCAGGACCAGAACGAAGACCTCAAGTTCAGA CTAGAGGAAAAGAGCATAGAGCTGGAGGGAGCGCGCGCGCGCGTTCGCCAGCTCGAAGGCAAACAGAGCCGCTCGCACAGCAGCATGCGCGAGATGGAGCCGCTGGCGCTGCCGCTGGCGCCGGGCGCGCCCGAGTCGCCGCGGCAGGCCGACACGCCGCGCGCGCGGCCGTCGCGCATCCCGCGCCACACGCACACGGCGCACAAGGcggccgcgccgcgcccgccgccgcgcccgccgtcGGCGCACTCGGCGCACTCGGGCCGCTCGGCGCGCTCGGCCGCGTCCACGCGctcgggcggcgcggcgcgcaaGGACGCCAAGTGCGCCGTGCCCGTGCGCCGCTCGCCCTCGCACGACAGCAAG